In Corylus avellana chromosome ca2, CavTom2PMs-1.0, the following proteins share a genomic window:
- the LOC132172681 gene encoding putative F-box/LRR-repeat protein 23 encodes MDPPPHPSDEFRNWLELPRDLTKSILLRLGAIEILTSAQWVCSPWRKLCKDPSMWLAIDMRKPGDHWTFPELEKMCRDAVDRSCGQLVDIKVDDFGTDELLRHIADSSSQLKRLRLANCLGVSDGGLSGVAAKLPLLEELAISYCPLSKEALEAVGRCCPLLKSLQFNNWFRGSKRCHEEALAIAENMSKLRCLNLVGTYTLTNDSLQAILDGCPHLESLDLRRCKDLTLEGNLGRRCAEQIKDLRLPHDSIDDYEFKEDICELRITGTVLFSPHDYDFDFGSRFDDADFWFD; translated from the exons ATGGACCCTCCTCCTCACCCCTCAGACGAGTTCCGCAACTGGCTGGAGCTGCCCAGAGACTTGACGAAGTCGATCCTGCTGAGACTGGGCGCCATCGAGATCCTGACGAGCGCGCAGTGGGTGTGCTCGCCGTGGCGGAAACTCTGCAAGGACCCGTCAATGTGGCTCGCTATCGACATGCGTAAGCCCGGCGACCACTGGACGTTCCCCGAGCTCGAGAAGATGTGCCGCGACGCCGTGGATCGCAGCTGCGGCCAGTTGGTCGATATCAAAGTCGACGACTTCGGCACCGACGAGCTCCTCAGGCACATTGCtgacag TTCAAGTCAGCTCAAACGCCTTCGACTTGCAAACTGCCTTGGCGTTTCAGATGGGGGATTGAGTGGAGTGGCTGCAAAACTTCCATTACTAGAGGAGCTTGCCATTTCATACTGTCCATTGTCAAAAGAAGCTCTGGAAGCTGTGGGCCGCTGTTGCCCTTTGTTGAAATCACTCCAATTCAACAACTGGTTTCGGGGTTCTAAAAGGTGTCATGAGGAGGCACTTGCTATTGCAGAGAACATGAGTAAATTGCGCTGCCTCAATCTTGTTGGAACTTATACTCTGACTAACGACAGCTTGCAGGCCATCCTCGATGGTTGTCCTCACCTTGAATCGCTTGACTTACGGCGCTGTAAGGACCTCACTCTAGAAGGGAATTTGGGAAGAAGGTGTGCTGAGCAGATTAAAGACTTGCGTCTTCCCCATGATTCCATTGATGACTATGAATTTAAAGAGGACATTTGTGAATTGAGAATTACTGGCACAG TACTCTTCAGTCCCCACGACTACGACTTCGACTTCGGCAGCCGCTTCGACGATGCGGATTTTTGGTTTGACTAG
- the LOC132169498 gene encoding putative F-box/LRR-repeat protein 23, with amino-acid sequence MCRFSCHFLPCYFNSSCQLKRLRLANCEGVSDGGLSGVAAKLPLLEELSISYCPLSKEALEAVGRCCPLLKSLQFNNYFRGSKKCHEEALAIAENMSKLRCLNLVGTFRLTNDSLQAILDGCPHLESLDLRRCRDLTLEGNLGRRCAEQIKDLRLPHDSIDDYEFKKYFFEHLAGIGRFKDIDHLRRQLLRSIRLLLQLQLRRLLRQRLL; translated from the exons ATGTGTAGATTTTCTTGTCATTTCCTTCCATGTTATTTTAACAGTTCATGTCAGCTCAAACGCCTTCGACTTGCAAACTGCGAAGGCGTTTCAGATGGGGGATTGAGTGGAGTGGCTGCAAAACTTCCATTACTAGAGGAGCTTTCCATTTCATACTGTCCATTGTCGAAAGAAGCTCTGGAAGCTGTGGGCCGCTGTTGCCCCCTTTTGAAATCACTCCAATTCAACAACTATTTTCGGGGTTCTAAAAAGTGTCATGAGGAGGCACTTGCTATTGCAGAGAACATGAGTAAATTGCGCTGCCTCAATCTTGTTGGAACTTTTCGTCTGACTAACGACAGCTTGCAGGCCATCCTCGATGGTTGTCCTCACCTTGAATCGCTTGACTTACGGCGATGTAGGGACCTCACTCTAGAAGGGAATTTGGGAAGAAGGTGTGCTGAGCAGATTAAAGACTTGCGTCTTCCCCATGATTCCATTGATGACtatgaatttaaaaagtacttttttgaaCACCTAGCTGGCATTGGTAGGTTTAAGGACATAGATCATTT AAGACGCCAGTTGCTCAGAAGCATTCGCCTGTTGCTCCAACTACAACTACGAAGACTTCTTCGACAAAGATTACTTTGA
- the LOC132169499 gene encoding uncharacterized protein LOC132169499 translates to MVETPLLDTIFSKEEVRLIQAIPISCTNQEDTLIWRGTKNGVFSVKSAYHMQKEVLSLALAGSSSSGVGGTLWKQFWSLPAPSVARNFLWRACNDILPTRENLCRRKILTDPLCPLCGLKVESGFHILWQCPSTMDLLSMGSKKFQKSYFLGPNFMQVIEGLFNKCDTEEMVQFSSLARRIWLRQNDIVYGGVLTHPRIVLQRTIKAIHEYTLAQQRGEQLVYPGGVPFELCWKAP, encoded by the coding sequence ATGGTGGAAACTCCTCTCTTGGacacaattttttcaaaagaagagGTACGCCTGATCCAAGCAATACCTATAAGCTGTACAAACCAGGAGGATACTCTTATATGGAGGGGCACCAAGAATGGGGTTTTCTCTGTTAAGAGTGCTTACCATATGCAAAAGGAGGTCTTGTCTCTTGCTTTAGCTGGTAGCTCTTCTAGTGGGGTGGGTGGCACATTATGGAAGCAATTTTGGTCATTGCCAGCTCCTAGTGTTGCAAGGAATTTCCTATGGCGGGCATGTAATGATATTCTTCCGACCCGGGAGAATTTATGTAGGAGGAAAATTCTCACGGATCCCCTGTGTCCACTGTGCGGTCTAAAAGTGGAGTCTGGATTCCATATACTATGGCAGTGCCCATCTACTATGGATCTGTTGAGTATGGGTTCAAAAAAATTCCAGAAGAGTTACTTCCTTGGTCCGAATTTTATGCAGGTCATCGAAGGTTTGTTTAACAAATGTGATACGGAGGAGATGGTGCAATTCTCGAGTTTGGCCCGTAGGATATGGTTGCGGCAAAATGATATTGTCTATGGCGGGGTACTCACTCATCCACGTATTGTCCTGCAGAGGACTATAAAAGCTATTCATGAGTACACTTTGGCTCAACAGAGGGGGGAGCAGCTGGTCTATCCGGGTGGGGTTCCTTTTGAGCTTTGCTGGAAGGCCCCGTAG